The Oceanidesulfovibrio indonesiensis region ATGCGGATAAACATTTGTTGGTATTTGATGATGTAGAACGGTGCTCAATAGATATAGTTGAACTTCTTGGGTACATAAATCATTTTGTTGAGGTGCAAGGGTATAAGGCCATACTTCTTGCGAATGAAGAGAAGCTTGAAGAAAGATGGGGTGAATCACAAAATAGAACACATGGAACATTCGAAAATATAAAAGAGAAATTGATTGGCAAGACTTTTTGCGTGTCTCCAGATTCAACTGCTGCAATAAACGCATTTGTTGACGAGATTGCACACAAAAAGGCTCAGTCAATATGTAAGGATGCGTTTAAGAAAGTGGTGAGAATTTACGAAGAAGCTGGATACCTGAATCTCAGGAGCATAAAACGTGCTTTGTGGAACTTTGAAGCAGTTATAAGATCACTCTCTGATACAGCACTTGCTAATGACGATTTTAATAGCCACTTCCTGCTTCTTTATTTGATTTACAGTATCGAATTGCAAAACGGTTTGTCTGTAGAGCATCTCGATGGAAGTTTTTTGATGGAATGCGCATTTAAAGGTGACACTAATGAGGATTCCAAAGCCGATTTATTGAAAAAGTATCAAGCTACAATAGACGCTACTTCTCCGTTGTTGAGTTTAAAAGTCTGGGAAAATCTTATATTTTCAGACATTGCTGTCCGGTTAACTCGCCATTGCCAGCAGCGGATAACTGGCATCGATCTTTGAGATTTTCCCTGGCGGTTTGAAGAACGCCTCCAGGTCCGTACGCTTGAACACATTGAGCTGGAGCAACTGGATCATCTCCTGGAGGCTCCAACCGATCTTGGAGCGGAACTTCAGGTACGCCAGCAGCAGGTGGACGATCATCGCCACATAGACTTGGCTGAGCACCGCATTTTCCGA contains the following coding sequences:
- a CDS encoding P-loop NTPase fold protein, producing the protein MSNQHIENYLRYYVNPKTKPEHAVLITGEWGSGKTWFINKFVEQIITENESFKVFQVSLYGLNSLDDIASEYFRQAHPILSSRGMIVGRALGKAFAKGFLKLDLDGDQREDAQIKLGDLDGVVSKRDVNADKHLLVFDDVERCSIDIVELLGYINHFVEVQGYKAILLANEEKLEERWGESQNRTHGTFENIKEKLIGKTFCVSPDSTAAINAFVDEIAHKKAQSICKDAFKKVVRIYEEAGYLNLRSIKRALWNFEAVIRSLSDTALANDDFNSHFLLLYLIYSIELQNGLSVEHLDGSFLMECAFKGDTNEDSKADLLKKYQATIDATSPLLSLKVWENLIFSDIAVRLTRHCQQRITGIDL